ccaatcCTGTCTCATCCTCCCCCAAGGTAAGTcagaaaacatttcctctttCCTAGCCCCGCTTGTCTTTCTTTCTAGCAGTCGGTCCACCCTGAGCTCCCCCATCACAAttctctttacatttttaaaggaaaagaaagtactCTTCCTTGGCATCTTTGTCATATGCCAGATTTAATCTGCCATCggctttatttttgaaataagatCAATGCAAAAACCAAGCAAATTCAAGAAAAATCTGTCTAGTAGTCAGAACATTCTGCCTGGATtcaggaaggcaaaaggaggaatGTAAATTCGCTTCAACTGTCCTATGTATCTGTCTCCAGTGATGGAGGATTCGGGCATCCAGCGAGGCATCTGGGAGGGAGATGCCAAGGCTGTCCAGCAGTGTCTGACAGATATTTTTACCAGCGTTTACACCACCTGCGACATCCCTGAGAATGCTATATTTGGTCCCTGCGTCCTGAGCCATACTTCCCTGTACGACAGCATAGCTTTCATAGCTCTCAAGTCCACAGACAAGAGAACGGTCCCTTATATCTTCCGGGTAAGTCTTGGTTTATGTTCTGTAGGATATGAGGGTAATATCCTCTTAAAAACAGACTAAGAATCATTCGAATAACAAGCTGAGACAGGTTCTACATGTAGAAAATGCAGTGATACATGCAATTCTATTTTACACACcagaaattagaaaaggaaaatcaaactCCAGAGTATTGTCAACTGATTTTTGGGAATAAGTGACAAAATTAGATTTTGAATGCCAGATGTATCTAAATCAATGCCTggattctgggctttcctgaAGATGAACACCACTTCCTTAACTCTGTGGGAAATTTCACTAGGATTGAGGCTATTTGTAGGCTAAGTGCTTCCTATAAGtacttttctgtaaatattagGTGCATTCACCTTCCAATCCCAGAGGCCTTCTGTTCCCTGGAATATTACTCTTTCTGGTTAAGCTAGCTAGTGTCTAGAGTTTGTATTTAAATACAAGTGTTGGTGTTTTGACAATACAACATCATTCCAGCCATATGTTTGAGTGTGAAAAGTCCTGTCACTTCCTATTCTTTCTTTACAAAGAACCATTAGTTGTTTAAGCAAAAATAAGGAAGATGAGCAAAAGTcacaaaataatttctaaaatctaagtttgcttttcacttctaaaACAGACAAAATTCCACATACTTTTGCAATGTGGGATAATCTAGAAATCAGTTCTCAAGAGCTTAGCACTAATttgaattgtaaaaaaaaaatttgctattTGGTATTCATCCAATATATAAAAAGacaggacttttctggtggtccagtggttaaggctccgcCCTTTCAAaacaggggcacaggtttgatccctagtctggcaactaagaccccactACCCCTTtggctaaaacacacacacacacacaagcctgaCAACTTAAATAATCTGTATAATTAATGCAGCTTGCCAGGGATGTTATCTTGCCTGCCAGCTGCAAACATGAGGATGGGTGTTAAGTCGGGTCAAGTTTTTGGAAGCTTGATCTCAGATAATAATTCTTAGAGAAATAATAACAGCGGAAATGGCCCTGGCTCCTTTGACTTCATTCCCTCACAAGAGTCTCCCTCCCTCATTCCCTTCCTTcttgtattctttcttttctctaaactGTAGGTAGACACTTCAGCGGCGAATGGTTCCTCCGAAGGTCTCATGTGGCTGCGTCTGGTCCAATCAGCCAGAGATAAAGAAGAGCAGAACCTTGAAGCCTATATAAAAAACGGACAGCTGTTTTACCGCTCTCTCCGCAGGATTGCCAAAGATGAGGAGTTACTAGTTTGGTACGGGAAAGAACTGACCGAGTTACTCTTGCTCTGCCCCTCTAGATCCCACAGCAAAATGAATGGTAGGTTGGCTCAAGACCTGCGTCCGGGCCCTTAGCTAGCAGAGGGGCGGAGGGTGGGGAGCGTTGGGGTCACTCTGGCGCCTGGGCGAGCCTTCCCTCCTTTGGGGTTCCTTGTAGAGAGCTTCTGAGATATAGTCTGGGGTGAAGCTGGGACAGCTAGGTGAGGATGAATCGGGACACGCTAGGCTTAATTCCTGCACTCTCCTCAAATCTGGAGGGAAAGTTAGACTAGGTCTTGTCCGATGTTCTTGTTTTCAGGCACTCAGACCCTGAGAGGTGAAAGAGGATTTGTGGAGGGGGTGATGGCAAACTGGCCTAGAGACGATGCTGAgtaatcgtgtgtgtgtgtgtgtgtgtgtgtgtgtgtgcgcgcgcgcgcgcgcgctgtTTGCTCACTAAGCAGGGTCGTCCCCTTACACATGCCTGGAGTGCAGCCAACGTTTCCAGTTTGAGTTCCCCTATGTAGCGCATCTGCGCTTCCGCTGCCCCAAGAGACTTCACGGCGCTGATCTGAGCCCCCGAGAGGAGCAAGGCGGCAGCGTGGGTACCAAGGATcacggaggcggcggcggcggtggcaaGGACCAACAGCAGTCGCAGGAGGCACCCTTGGGTCCCGGCCCGAAGTTCTGCAAAGCCGGTCCGGTCCACCACTACCCGGCCCCCTCCCCCGAGAGCGGTAACCCGCCGGCGGCTGGTGGCGGCAGCGGCGCGAAGCCGTCCACGGACTTTCACAACCTGGCGCGGGAGCTGGAGAACTCCGGGGGCGCCAGCAGCTGCTCCCCAGTGCGGAGCCTCGGCGGCGGCAGCGGCCACCAGGAGGCGGAGCTGAGTCCCGACGGCAACGCCGCGGGCATGGGCAAAGGGAAGAGGAAGTTCCCGGAGGAGGCAACCGAGGGCGGCGGCGCGGGCCTGGTGGGGGGCCGGGGCCGCTTTGCCGAGCGGGCCCTGCCGGCCTCCAAGGAGGACCTGGTGTGCACGCCGCAGCAGTACCGCAACTCGGGCAGCTACTTCAGCCTGGAGGAGAACGGCCGCCTCTTCGCGCCTCCCAGTCCCGAGACGGGAGAGGCGAAGCGCAGCGCCTTCGTGGAGGTGAAGAAGGCGGCCCGGGCGGCCGGGGGGCCGGAGGAGGCGGCCGCTGATGGCGGGGGCGCGGCCGCCGAGGAGCAGGAcgcgggcggcggcggctcctCCTCCACGCCCGTGGCCGCGTCCCCGGCCAGCACCGAGAAGCTGCTGGCCCCGCGGCCCGGGGGCGCGCTGCCAGGCCGGCTGGAGGGCAGCAGCCCGGCGCGGGGCAGCGCCTTCACCTCGGTGCCGCAGCTGGGCGGTGCGGGCGGCGGCGGCCCAGGCGGCGGCGCGGGCGCTGGGGGCGgcgcgggcggggcgggcgggggccaGGGCGCAGCGGCGGACGAGCGCAAGAGCGCCTTCTCGCAGCCGGCGCGCTCCTTCTCGCAGCTGTCCCCGCTGGTGCTGGGCCAGAAGCTAGGCGCTCTCGAGCCTTGCCACCCCGGCGACGGGGTGGGCCCCACCAGACTGTACCCCGCCGCCTCCGACCCGCTGGCCGTGAAGCTCCAGGGAGCGGCGGAGCTGAACGGAGGTTGCGGGGCCCTGCCgaacggcggcggcggcggcggcgggctgCCCAAGCAGAGCCCGTTCCTCTATGCCACCGCCTTCTGGCCCAAGAGCTCCGCCGCTGCGGCGGCCGCAGCGGCGGCGGCTGCGGGGCCCCTGCAGTTGCAGCTGCCGTCGGCGCTCACGCTGCTGCCGCCCTCGTTCACCTCGCTGTGTCTGCCCGCGCAGAACTGGTGCGCCAAGTGCAATGCCTCCTTCCGCATGACCTCCGACCTAGTGTACCACATGAGGTCGCATCACAAAAAGGAGTACGCCATGGAGCCCTTGGTGAAGCGGAGGCGGGAGGAGAAACTCAAGTGCCCCATTTGCAACGAGTCCTTCAGGGAGCGCCACCACCTCTCCAGGCACATGACCTCGCATAATTGACACGGAAAGGACCTCCGCTTTCCGCTCGCGCGCACGCACAGTCAAACCACCTGCAGGAGCAAACACGCGAGGACATCCACCACCTCCTTGTGACCGAAAACATCACACCCGGAGACACTCgcacacacataggcacacacacGTGGTCTCCAGCAACCCTTACATCCAGATGTTTACCTGTGAcctacaccacacacacacacacacccacacacacacacacacacacacacgagacaGGATGGTGGATTTTTGATCGGGTGGGTTGTTTGAAGGGTTTTCTTTTGAATGCACGCATTTTCACTTTCCCAAAAACAaaggtacattttttaaaatgtcatatattGCAACATATTGATGCATTTGTCATACGTTTCTACTTAAATTATTAAGCACTTACGGTTTAGATGTAATAATTATATGTAAGggcaaaatttattttagatataaAGTAAAGGAGGAGGGTGAGATGCTTCCTGCGTTTCTTGATTACAGTTTGTGTTcttacaaaaataagcaaaacaaataaaaaggaggTAACCATTCAGTTTAAGTTTCCAGGGGGAAGTGCatgtatcatgaaatgattatggACTTCAATGAAGAATGTCATCattatgtaaatatgtattttcttttaatacaaaGTGTAATTTTGTGCCAGTGAAATGGAGTCTGAATAGTTATGTGTTTCTTTTATCCCTGGAAAGATTTATTAAACTTTATAGATTATCTGGGTATGTTGGATGCTTTGACAATAAATGACTATTTTCCTCAAAGCAATTATCgggaaagtgttttaaaatgttttttgtagCTAAAGGCTACACTTTtgagtgcgtgctcagttgcttagtagtgtctgactctttccaacccttggttcctctgtccatgggattatactCTGAGTAGATACCATGTATTTTCATTGAGCCCCTGAAAAGAAGAAACTGCAAAAGAGAGGAATGATAAACCCTGCCCCACTTGTATTATTTACTTTAAGCCAATTTTGAGCCTAAAAGTGAGAAGACAAGGTGATTATTGGGAAATCTTTATCTGGAAAGTGTTGCACTTCTTGATCAAAGCACAAATCATTTAAACTAAGATGCCTGCCATGAAGCTAACCAGTGTCTGGGATGTCAACATTTTCAGCAGCAGGATAAGTAGCATCTTCACAAGTGGCCAAAGACAAATGATTTTCAGACCTGGATCAGGGACAACAGGTGAAAAGCCCATTTTTGGTTCTTACTAGTGATGCTTGCATGGAGGGGTATCTTGTGCTCTAGAACCCTTTGGCTTTCTGTCATTAGTCATTAAGAGACCCTTGGGAGAGTTTCTCCAGAAACTAAGGTGAAATGACCATGGTAGTCTATGTATTGCAAGGCCCTCTAAAGTTCTGAAGAGCTGCACAGCCTCTGGAAAAAACTAGCCCTGAAGTATTACAATACAGACCTAATAAATTTCCTCTTCTCCCTGCCCTTCCTCTTATGAAAAGTCCCTCTGTACTCTTCATATATTGATGATAGTTCTTAAATAGTGTATGTATGTAAGTGTATGTGGTATGTAGAAATCAGTAGATCAAAACCAAATGGTCCTTTAAGTCTCAGGGTAGCATGCACTTAATCCATGGGCATCTTCAGAGTGGTCATTCTACAGGTGCTCTAGTAACCAATACTACACTGGTTTATGTATCACAGGAGGTGTTCCTTCCCATTTTTAATTCCTTCATGTCTTGCCAACCCTCCCCTATGTCAGAAGGAGAGTATTTGTGAAAAGTTCTGAAATGGGAGACTTGTACAAGGTCTTATTGCAGACCTTCAATGGCCTTCCCTAAAAGGATTTTAAAGACTTCATTATCTTAAGGGGACTACATAGCAAGTTACAATTAGGTAAACAGAGACTAGGGATAGGGCAGAGATGGATCCATAGTGTGACCACTGAGATGGGTGAAAAAACAGGTTGACTTCTTAAGATTACCCAAGTACTTTTTGTGCTACATTTCTTTGAGACCTGGTCTCAGTTTTCCTAAGCAACAGTCTGATTATCTGAAACACCAATCCCCAGCAAGATGTGATGAGAAGAACAGTCCAAAATTCCTGTTCTGTTTCTGCTCTGCATGATTAGTAGGACTTGCATCATTATTGTTGGTATCATTACTTTATctgcattttgcttttcttgtctGTGCAATGAGTGAGACAGGTTCTGCTATCTTTAAAGTACTTTTAGCACTGGGGAGTTGTTTTTTCTAACAGGCTAATCAGGCTCCAATTAAATCTAAAGAAGGCTTTCTAGAGAAAAAAGCAAGATTGGTTTGGAGCAAATTTGATGGCAAGAAATCAGAAAGATATTTGGGGACAAATAGAAGGTGGATTTCAAAGATCTTTACATCACAACGCTTAAGAGGCTGACCAAATTATCCATGCCTAGAACACTAGTGAATCCCTAGAAcaaaagtttcttaaaaacaagCCAACCAACCACCAAGTCAACCAATCAAGGTTGCCTGGGGcctaactttaaaaacaaaaacccaataaCAAACACAAACCTTGAATGCGCCTTCATTTCTATCCCATCCTTCCAGAATCTTCCTTTCACTATGGTGGCTAGATTACCTGTTGGGTAGTCAAAGGTGAACTCAAGTCTAAAGAAACAGTAAGTAAATACTGCTTCTTGAAAAGGACTTCTCCATAGTCTAAGGCTGCTGTCTGTGGTGTCACacggagtctgacacaactgaagcgacttagcagcagtagcagcagcatagtctagaatcttttttttttttttttttaaaggatacgTGTAGACACTTTGGagcttctcctgtgttttcttttgtatgGTAATTAAATACTCAATCTGGAAGAAAACTGAACCTTGACTGAGCTAATGCCCAGGTGATGAGGTAGCTGTGTGAGTGGCAGACACTTTAGGGCTGGGCAGTTTTGCTGAACAATCTACCTAGGAGACGTTTTTTGGGCGGGAAGCAGTAGGGGAAGGGTGCCCAAAGCTAGTTTTGCCTTCAGCCAAGGCAAACTGAGAAATGTTTTAATGTTGCATTTTCAAGCGTTTGGATGTATCAACTTTCTCGGATGAGAGTTTCTAAAATTCCATAATCCCACCCATCTGCCAAACTAGCTGAGGTTGCCGGCTGAAGCCATTGGCGTAAATGTCTACACACAGCTGCGGGGGAAACAAGGTCATAGGGTCATGCAGGCTTGGAGTAGGCTGGTGCCATGAAGTCCAGGCAGGTGGCCTGCGCTCCGAGTGCCTGCCAGGTCCTACGGACTGGGGAAAAGGCAACTCAAGCGGCTGCCGCACAAGCATTTGCTGTGTCCCCAGTCAAGGGCAGATTGCTTGGAAATGACCCGGCTCCTAGTGTCTGGAATCTCCGAGCGCGCTCTCTGCGTGGATCGCGAACCCCTCTCGTCTTCTGGCGTTTGTGAGTAGGAGGGGAACGCGTCTATTTCCCAAGATGAGTTTACAGGGTGTAGCCGAATCTCACCGGCGTGCGGGAACCGGAGGGCTGGGGAAAGAATGCACGCGCATCTCTGCACCAGTTCTCAGGCACCGGGGAGCCAAAACTGAAACCGGACCCACCGGGGATAGTTCCCAGGGTCCTGGGCTTGAGTCCTGGGCCCACTTCTACGCTCTGCGGCTCTCTGAGGCCCAGGCTACCGGTGTAGCCGTCACACCGGCGCGCCAGCCAACATAGACGTGTCGCCGCCGCCGGGCGCGGCGGTGGGAATGGAGGGAGTGGGTCCAACAGGGTTGAGCCTTTCCCGCTCACACCCGCGTCTGAACCGCTGTGTAGCACCCGCTTCTCGTCTTCTATTAAGTTTACCCTCCCTGCAGCTTGTCTCTTAGTGAGCATCATCCCAGCGCCGAAACCTGGAACACCCGGGACCACCAGTACCCAGAAAACGACCGGGAAGAGCAACCTCTCCTCCCGGATTCCGAGGACCCCGAAAGCGGCCTCGCCCCTTGAGTCAGGGGTTTCTCCACGCACTATCGGCCCAGACTCCGCTCCACCAACCAGGCCGGTGCAGCTGGCTCGAGCGGAAGAGTCCACGATTGGAGTGCCAGGCCAGGTGCGCTTGGCAAGGCACACGCGTCCGAGTCCGAAGCCTTCAGCGCTCTGCAGTGCGGAGACAGGGCACATAAGGGAACCACCAAGGACCCAGCGAGGGACAGCAGGCAAGCGCGACGGCCAAGGATCCGCCCTGAGCTTTTAgattttccttcctccccacGCCCCTTGCCTTCGCCCAATCCCGTGTGCTGGAATCAGTTTCGCTCATTCTTTGGTATCTCCCGttttcccttccctccacccctccaTCACTTTCGCACTCTATTCCGTCTCTTAAGTACTTCTGGAGATTTGAGATCATTCCTAGAGTTTTATTAGGAAACCTCCCCCGCCTGATGATTCTCAACCATTCAGGCAACCGACTCCTAAGGTGGTTGCCCCAGCCCAAGGGGAGACTGCTTAGTCGATTTGATTGAATGAGCCTTAAGGACTACTGCACACCCTACCTTGCTCATCAAAGAGATGAGCAAATGCCAGTCCCTCCCCCCTCCAAAACAGACACTCCCTCCGCCCCCATATACGAACAAACACTCATGTGTGTCACCTCCTGAGAAGTTCCTCCTAGGAGAGGAAGCAGTCGGTCTGATGTTCTTCTGTCCTTAAACTGATGTGCTTGTGTCTTTGCTTTGAAATGCTGTCTTTCCTTGAAGGTGCGAAAGTACCTCCAAGGGATGGAGAAAATTAAGCCTGCCCAGAAGCTGAACTGGGAATAGAATGAGGAGCTGGCCtacctccttttcctcttctaaatGCGTTTTGGCTGACAGGTGGGCCAGGAGCCTAGAATATTGAGGCAGAATGCCTGCTGACTGTGACCGGCCTAGGTGGGCAGAAGGGGTGTTCTCAGCCTCTCCGCTTCACAGATCCTATTCCTAAGgccaattttacttttttaaaaaactttaaattggacctaaaacttttaaaacatagctATTCTCCAGGGCAAGaggatgaagaaactaaagagaaagttcttttaaaattttattttttaaaactctctagggccaacaaaggtccatctagtcaaagctatggttttcccagtagtcatgtatggatgtgagagttggactataaagaaatctgagtgctgaagagttgatgcttttgaactgtggtgttggagaaaactcttaagagccccttggactgcaaggagatccaatcagtcctaaaggagatcagtcctaaaggagatcagtcctggatgttcactggaaggactgatgctgaagctgaaactccaatactttggccacctgatgtgaagaactgactcatttgaaaagaccctgatgctgggaaagattgaaggagagaggagaaggggacaactgaggatgagatggttggatggcatcaccaactcaatggacatgagtttgagtaaaatccaggagtcggtgatggacaaggaggcctggcgtgctgcagtccatggggtcacaaagatttggacacaactgagcgactgaactgaactgaactgaactgagggttagaGATCTGGTAAGCTGTTCTACTTGAATAGCTAATCTGGTTATAATTGTTATTTACATATGCCTTTTCAGGGATTCCCAGGTgccattagtggtaaagaacccacctaccaatgcaggagacataagagctgtgggttcagcccctgggtctggaagatcccttgaaggagggaatggcaacccaccccagtattcttgcctggagaatcccgtggacagaggagcctgcagggctacagttcatagggtcgcaaagagtcagacatgactaaagcaacttagcatgcacgtgtgCCTCTGTTGTCAAGTTGTGTGTATGTACTAGAATGTATGTGTGTACGTGTTTgcacacataatatatatttacacttatatatgtatatattatgtacacacatgtgtattatatatacaaatgtacATATCCATTCTAGTACACATGTAGACACAGAATTGGTAGACACTATTCTAAGTACTTTTCACATATTGACTTGGTATAATTCTCACAACCTACCCAGGAGGAAGCCTAGTAAGGATTCTACTCCATCAAGTTTTAAAACTGTGTGGTTGGTATGACTGTCATCTAGGAACAGAAAGCTGAGATTCAATACCATAAAGTAATGGCAAGAATAGTGCCTCCTAAGTCAGAAAGCTTGCTTGGAGTTCTGTGGCCTTTCCGTCTATGCATCTCAGTTTACTTTACTTGAGCTTGTGAATAATTCTACCTGTGAGCTTATCAAATAGATGTGTcttgaaaagcaaataaaatcattCATGTAGAAGCTTTTCATACTATCACACATGATAGACTTCCCAGTTGGTGAAAGAAATGTACTTTTAGCCTCAACTTATCTTCCTCAGATGGTCAAGAACTTCTATAAGAAATCCTCAGGTACCTTCCTCTATAACAAGTCTTGTGGCCTTGACTTTCTttaatgatctttgttcatttgtaAGCAGAGGTGGGAGTAACAGCTGGTTTGGTTTTGTGGATGTGTATTTAACTACTCAATGTTTCTTCCTTATGTCCTAAAATTACAGAAGGGTCACTGGAAAAATATTCAAGAAGTAAAATCAAGCAAGCTTACAGATCCATCCAGGGGTATGTAGTTTTAATTGTCTTAGCCAGAATAATCTTAAATGGTAAGTACAATATGTTCCCAGTACTTAAAAGTTACGTGTAAACAAAACACCAAGAGTGAAAATGGCTGTAAGAGGAGGGCTAGTTATCATTTCCCTTGCTGTAGAAAAGATGAGCAAAATGCAGAACAGTAGCCCATTTCTCTTCCTGAGTACCATGTAACAAATGGCATCTTGCTTAGAAAGATGTCTTAGTGCTTAATGAAGACAACTCTGGGTCTGCAGATCATGGAGATCCATGAATGATACAAATCCATGAGTCAATATCTTGGAGGGGAACTCTGACTCCAGCTCATGttttggactgatgctgaagctgaagctccaatactttggccacctaataaaaagagctgactcattggatatgagacgctgatgctgggaaagattgaagacaagaggagaagaggatgacagagaattaAATTGgttgacatcaccaactcagtggacatgagtctgagcaaactctgggaactggtgaaagacagagaagcctggagtgctgcagtccatggggtagcaaaagatcggacatgacttagcaattgaacaacagactCCAGCTTATGTtgttcagtgttttaaaatgtattttgagcTAGAATGCATTATTTAATTGTGCATTTCCCCTCTGTTAAAATGGAGACTTGAAGGATGGATGCCTATGCTATCTTCTCTTTCTCAAATTCTCCAGGGAGTAAATTTTTCAAGGAAATATTAAGAACCTTTGTAAACCAAGAATAGGGATGAGATTTGGAAGGGAAAAAACCACAGGAAGAGAGAGACTAACTCTATCAGATCTTCGGCCCTTCACTTGTTTTCAGATGTCTAGCCATTGATCCAAATTTCTTTTGTCcccatcattttttgtttttgctttttttctttcctgaagaaaGGCAGGGATGTGGGTTTTAGGGGAGAAATCCAGAAAACAGTCCCACCCTTGAGCAACATCCCAGAGCACATCAGCTGTGGGGGTTGGAGGCTGGAAAGTGTAGCGTGATTATACTTTTCTTTAGGGACTCATCTCAATTGGGTGTGCCTGTGTTACACCATTGCTTGTGGAACTCAAAGTAGCTTTCTCTGTGTTTAGTAATTTTTGGGTGaagtgtgaaattaaaaaaaaaaaaaaagcatttgatgacTTTTCCCCTTCAAAACAATTGAGTTAAGATCTGTTTTCCCCTCTGGCCAGATTTCACTGGGTCTTTGAAAACGGAAAACATAGCCAAACAGCAACACCCAGCCCCCAAAACGATGCAAATCACAGTTAGAAAAATCCAAGTATCCATAGGCTCCTCTAGGTTCAGAGGTTCCAGTGTAGGAGGCAAATGaaggtggagaaaagaaaaagaaaggaatatccCTGCAGGGTCTCTCCTAGAAAGAGAAGTCACTTAGACttctacattaaaatattttggagaaagtATAAGTTAAACTGTTTACTTTAGCAGGGCTGGATAGAAGTCAATAGTGAATGCCATGAAGTTTATCTTCATGAACATATAATCTGCTCTCTGAATTCCATCTCAGAACGCTGCATCCTCAGTTGTTTCTGCCATTTGACTTTGTCAGATCTCCCTTAGTCCTTTCCCCTCCAGCAAAGAGATGGTATAGAAAATTCCCACCAGTATGAATCAGTAGTAAGACAAAAAAGTTTGAATttatttgaaagcattttcttttaccCCATTTGCATTTTGGgacttaatttctaattttggaaCAATCTAAGGAAAGATGAGGCATTGGTATGTAGAGGTACTCCCCTTCTGGGGGTGATAATGCCTGAAACTGCTTTCAAAATAGAGATCTTTGATTTTGAGACTGCACTCGAAAGTGCTTATTATAAGCCTCCAAACATGCCTAAACTTAAAACCagggaaatatttagaaaaccTACCTTTCAAACATCTAACTCCATGCATAgtaaagggaatggcaaaaaacTAACTCCGTGCATAGTAAAGGGAATGACATGGTATAAGACAAGTTTCATCAAGTTACATGATTGC
This is a stretch of genomic DNA from Bos mutus isolate GX-2022 chromosome 6, NWIPB_WYAK_1.1, whole genome shotgun sequence. It encodes these proteins:
- the PRDM8 gene encoding PR domain zinc finger protein 8 isoform X1; translated protein: MEDSGIQRGIWEGDAKAVQQCLTDIFTSVYTTCDIPENAIFGPCVLSHTSLYDSIAFIALKSTDKRTVPYIFRVDTSAANGSSEGLMWLRLVQSARDKEEQNLEAYIKNGQLFYRSLRRIAKDEELLVWYGKELTELLLLCPSRSHSKMNAGSSPYTCLECSQRFQFEFPYVAHLRFRCPKRLHGADLSPREEQGGSVGTKDHGGGGGGGKDQQQSQEAPLGPGPKFCKAGPVHHYPAPSPESGNPPAAGGGSGAKPSTDFHNLARELENSGGASSCSPVRSLGGGSGHQEAELSPDGNAAGMGKGKRKFPEEATEGGGAGLVGGRGRFAERALPASKEDLVCTPQQYRNSGSYFSLEENGRLFAPPSPETGEAKRSAFVEVKKAARAAGGPEEAAADGGGAAAEEQDAGGGGSSSTPVAASPASTEKLLAPRPGGALPGRLEGSSPARGSAFTSVPQLGGAGGGGPGGGAGAGGGAGGAGGGQGAAADERKSAFSQPARSFSQLSPLVLGQKLGALEPCHPGDGVGPTRLYPAASDPLAVKLQGAAELNGGCGALPNGGGGGGGLPKQSPFLYATAFWPKSSAAAAAAAAAAAGPLQLQLPSALTLLPPSFTSLCLPAQNWCAKCNASFRMTSDLVYHMRSHHKKEYAMEPLVKRRREEKLKCPICNESFRERHHLSRHMTSHN
- the PRDM8 gene encoding PR domain zinc finger protein 8 isoform X2 is translated as MEDSGIQRGIWEGDAKAVQQCLTDIFTSVYTTCDIPENAIFGPCVLSHTSLYDSIAFIALKSTDKRTVPYIFRVDTSAANGSSEGLMWLRLVQSARDKEEQNLEAYIKNGQLFYRSLRRIAKDEELLVWYGKELTELLLLCPSRSHSKMNGSSPYTCLECSQRFQFEFPYVAHLRFRCPKRLHGADLSPREEQGGSVGTKDHGGGGGGGKDQQQSQEAPLGPGPKFCKAGPVHHYPAPSPESGNPPAAGGGSGAKPSTDFHNLARELENSGGASSCSPVRSLGGGSGHQEAELSPDGNAAGMGKGKRKFPEEATEGGGAGLVGGRGRFAERALPASKEDLVCTPQQYRNSGSYFSLEENGRLFAPPSPETGEAKRSAFVEVKKAARAAGGPEEAAADGGGAAAEEQDAGGGGSSSTPVAASPASTEKLLAPRPGGALPGRLEGSSPARGSAFTSVPQLGGAGGGGPGGGAGAGGGAGGAGGGQGAAADERKSAFSQPARSFSQLSPLVLGQKLGALEPCHPGDGVGPTRLYPAASDPLAVKLQGAAELNGGCGALPNGGGGGGGLPKQSPFLYATAFWPKSSAAAAAAAAAAAGPLQLQLPSALTLLPPSFTSLCLPAQNWCAKCNASFRMTSDLVYHMRSHHKKEYAMEPLVKRRREEKLKCPICNESFRERHHLSRHMTSHN